Proteins from a genomic interval of Paenibacillus sp. FSL H8-0048:
- the ndk gene encoding nucleoside-diphosphate kinase: protein MEQTYLMIKPDGVQRGLIGRIVARLEDKGFKLVAAKLITVTEEQAKKHYAEHDGKDFFPELVSFITSGPVFAMVWEGDDVIALSRLLIGKTKVGEALPGTIRGDYASHTPLNLIHGSDSPDSAAREIANFFAPDELAQYHKDIAAWM, encoded by the coding sequence ATGGAACAAACGTATCTGATGATCAAACCGGATGGTGTACAGCGCGGACTAATCGGACGCATCGTCGCCCGTCTGGAAGACAAGGGATTCAAGCTGGTCGCTGCCAAGCTGATTACTGTTACTGAAGAGCAGGCCAAGAAGCATTATGCGGAGCATGACGGCAAGGATTTTTTCCCGGAGCTGGTAAGCTTCATCACTTCCGGCCCTGTGTTCGCCATGGTATGGGAAGGCGATGATGTCATCGCTTTATCGCGTCTCCTGATCGGCAAAACCAAGGTCGGTGAAGCCCTGCCGGGCACCATCCGCGGGGATTATGCCAGCCATACTCCGCTTAATCTGATTCACGGATCGGATTCACCGGACAGTGCAGCACGTGAGATCGCCAATTTCTTCGCTCCGGATGAGCTGGCACAGTATCATAAAGACATCGCGGCCTGGATGTAA
- a CDS encoding menaquinone biosynthetic enzyme MqnA/MqnD family protein, with protein MTNLEHTVIGKISYTNSWPVYHYFDPSALSFPAEMVSEVPAVLNRGMAAGDIHVGALSSFAYAAASDRLLLLPGLSVSADGPVRSIFLFSKKPLQQLGSGTIAVTNTSATSVNLLKILMHKALGTSPEYISSDPDLNTMMQQADAGLLIGDHAIRASWQDQGYEVTDLGGLWKEWTGHSMTFAVWAVNRKAAARNPEAIAEIAEAFERSKRRGLNDLGPVIHEACCTIGGTASYWRDYFRNLCYDFGERQQEGLNLYFRYAYEMGLLPQEVKMELWSHNLLTRVKE; from the coding sequence ATGACAAACCTGGAACACACCGTCATCGGCAAAATCAGCTACACCAATTCATGGCCGGTCTATCATTATTTCGATCCCTCTGCATTAAGCTTTCCTGCTGAAATGGTGAGTGAGGTGCCGGCTGTGCTTAACCGGGGAATGGCAGCAGGCGATATTCATGTCGGGGCTTTATCCTCCTTTGCTTACGCCGCGGCCAGCGACCGGCTGCTGCTGCTGCCCGGTCTGTCCGTCAGCGCGGACGGTCCGGTGCGGTCGATATTTCTGTTCTCCAAAAAGCCGCTACAGCAGCTTGGCAGCGGAACGATAGCCGTGACGAATACCTCGGCTACCTCGGTCAATCTGCTGAAGATTCTGATGCATAAGGCATTAGGGACCAGCCCGGAGTATATTAGCAGCGATCCCGATCTGAACACCATGATGCAGCAGGCGGATGCCGGACTCCTGATAGGTGACCATGCCATTCGCGCCTCCTGGCAGGATCAGGGCTATGAAGTGACGGATCTGGGCGGGCTGTGGAAGGAATGGACCGGCCATAGTATGACCTTTGCTGTATGGGCGGTTAACCGCAAGGCTGCGGCCCGGAATCCTGAGGCTATTGCCGAGATTGCCGAAGCCTTCGAGCGGAGCAAGCGGCGCGGCCTGAATGATCTGGGACCGGTAATTCATGAAGCCTGCTGCACGATCGGGGGCACGGCCTCCTATTGGAGAGATTACTTCCGTAATTTATGTTACGACTTTGGGGAAAGGCAGCAGGAAGGTCTGAACCTCTATTTCCGCTATGCCTATGAAATGGGCCTGCTGCCGCAGGAAGTGAAGATGGAGCTTTGGAGCCACAATCTGCTGACACGGGTGAAAGAATGA
- a CDS encoding polyprenyl synthetase family protein: MKRLQIFGLLSKDMDQIEKELYRSVQGDDELLSETSLHLLRAGGKRLRPVFVLMGGKFGTYDLEKLKRVAIPLELIHSASLVHDDVIDDAELRRGEPTVKAKWGDKIAMYTGDYIYAKALVMTSGLKNPLIHQILSKAMVEMSIGEMEQIRDFFNSGQSVRHYLRRIRRKTALLIAVSCQLGALAADAEPGTARLLYNYGYNVGMAFQIRDDLLDLSGTEKQIGKPPGSDMRQGNITLPVIYSLQDERLRSRLLEELEAIREGNTGVGRAIDLILSGDGISRAEELASRYIAKALDALEQLPSNRTKRNLRDIAFFVTGRAY; the protein is encoded by the coding sequence ATGAAGCGACTGCAAATATTCGGCTTGCTAAGCAAAGATATGGATCAAATTGAGAAAGAGCTATACCGCAGTGTCCAGGGGGATGATGAACTGCTGAGCGAGACCTCTCTGCATCTGTTGAGAGCAGGGGGCAAGCGGCTCCGGCCGGTATTCGTTCTGATGGGCGGCAAATTCGGGACCTATGATCTCGAAAAGCTAAAGCGTGTTGCGATTCCGCTGGAGCTGATTCATAGCGCCTCGCTGGTCCACGATGATGTCATTGACGATGCGGAGCTCCGGCGGGGGGAGCCTACCGTCAAGGCGAAATGGGGCGACAAGATCGCCATGTATACAGGTGACTATATTTATGCCAAGGCACTCGTGATGACTTCAGGGCTGAAGAATCCCCTGATTCATCAGATTCTCTCCAAAGCCATGGTAGAGATGTCCATCGGAGAGATGGAGCAGATCCGCGACTTCTTCAACAGCGGACAGAGCGTGCGCCATTACCTGCGGAGAATCCGCCGGAAGACAGCGCTGCTGATTGCCGTCAGCTGTCAGCTTGGCGCTCTGGCTGCAGATGCGGAGCCGGGAACGGCCAGGCTCCTCTATAATTACGGATATAACGTTGGGATGGCGTTTCAAATCCGTGATGATCTGCTCGATCTCTCCGGAACGGAGAAGCAAATTGGCAAGCCGCCCGGAAGCGATATGCGGCAGGGGAATATCACTCTGCCTGTCATCTACAGTCTGCAGGATGAGCGGCTCCGCAGCCGACTGCTGGAAGAGCTTGAAGCGATTCGTGAAGGGAACACCGGGGTCGGCCGCGCGATCGATCTGATTCTCTCCGGCGACGGGATTTCACGTGCGGAGGAGCTGGCTTCCCGCTATATCGCCAAGGCGCTGGATGCGCTGGAGCAGCTGCCCAGCAACCGGACGAAGCGCAATTTGCGCGATATCGCCTTTTTCGTGACCGGCCGGGCTTATTGA
- the trpD gene encoding anthranilate phosphoribosyltransferase → MDASQLLQSGIAGLIEGKDLTRTQAREIMGTIMEGAASPAQIGALLTALRIKGETVEEITGFAEAMRGFGTQVLTERSQLLDTCGTGGSGIHKFNISTASAIISSAASVRVAKHGNRSASGRAGSADVLEALGVNIHLNAEQARQCLDSIGICFLFAQIYHPSMKHAAAPRRELGVRTVFNMLGPLTNPAGADRQLMGIYDRNKTETVAKVLGELGSKRAMIVSSLDGLDEISISAPTQVSELKQGVVTTYEITPQELGLSQHPLEDVMGGDAAENAAIITTVLEGNINPYRDIVLANAGACIYVAGLADTLKEGVDRAREVVDSGAALRKLEQLKAMTKELDYVS, encoded by the coding sequence ATGGACGCAAGCCAGTTACTGCAATCAGGAATTGCCGGTTTAATCGAGGGAAAGGATCTTACCCGTACGCAGGCCCGCGAGATTATGGGCACGATTATGGAAGGTGCAGCTTCGCCGGCGCAGATCGGAGCGCTGCTGACTGCACTGCGGATCAAAGGCGAGACCGTTGAAGAAATCACCGGCTTCGCAGAGGCGATGCGCGGCTTCGGCACACAGGTGCTTACAGAACGGAGCCAGCTGCTGGATACCTGCGGCACGGGCGGCTCCGGAATTCATAAATTCAATATCTCCACAGCTTCGGCGATCATCTCTTCCGCTGCTTCTGTCAGAGTGGCGAAGCACGGCAACCGTTCGGCGTCCGGCAGAGCGGGCAGTGCAGATGTGCTGGAGGCGCTTGGCGTCAATATCCATCTGAATGCGGAGCAGGCGCGGCAATGTCTGGACAGTATCGGCATCTGCTTCCTGTTCGCCCAAATCTATCATCCGTCCATGAAGCATGCCGCTGCTCCCCGCCGTGAGCTGGGGGTGCGGACGGTCTTCAATATGCTGGGTCCGCTGACCAATCCGGCCGGAGCAGACCGGCAGCTGATGGGCATCTATGACCGCAACAAGACAGAGACGGTTGCCAAGGTCCTGGGTGAGCTGGGCTCCAAGCGGGCGATGATTGTCAGCAGCCTGGACGGCCTGGATGAGATCAGTATCTCGGCACCGACGCAGGTCTCCGAGCTGAAGCAGGGCGTAGTCACTACCTACGAAATTACACCGCAGGAGCTTGGCCTCAGCCAGCATCCGCTGGAGGATGTCATGGGCGGCGATGCCGCAGAGAATGCGGCGATTATTACTACAGTGCTAGAGGGTAATATCAATCCGTACCGTGATATCGTACTGGCCAATGCCGGAGCCTGCATCTATGTCGCCGGTCTTGCCGATACCCTTAAGGAAGGCGTGGACCGTGCCAGAGAGGTTGTGGATTCAGGAGCGGCGCTGCGCAAGCTGGAACAGTTAAAAGCGATGACAAAGGAGCTTGATTATGTATCTTGA
- the trpE gene encoding anthranilate synthase component I, with product MTNPSIEEVVSLSREYNLIPVVTRLLADMETPIRLFQRFAEQDRAFLLESVEGGIQWARYSFIGSDPFLMISGKKGQIQVEVGGEKKQLSGKPVEELKALLRSYRSPKLDGMPPFTGGAIGFFGYDLLQYYEKLSAHAVDDLNMDDIRFMFCDRIIVFDHVKQQILLVGNLHIKDGDTDSDIRANYEELSNRLVNLAEELQKEGPKENVNRRSIPQDIELGEIHSNLTKEQYISNVEQAKEYIRAGDIFQVVLSQRMHIETEVSPLHVYRMLRILNPSPYMYYLKMDEEIIVGTSPEALVKVDGGRVETRPIAGTRPRGASAAEDHQLAAELLEDEKERAEHLMLVDLGRNDLGRVSKFGSVKCNTFMEIEKYSHVMHLVSNVTGTLAEDKDFFDAFLSCLPAGTVSGAPKLRAMEIIAELEREARGAYAGAIGYLGFSGNMDSCITIRTIIFRKGRAYVQAGAGIVWDSVPEKEYEETVNKAKGMLKAIRMAEAMFPAEVKEKQVINQDYMYEYTP from the coding sequence GTGACGAATCCGAGCATTGAAGAAGTGGTGTCGCTGTCGCGCGAATACAATCTGATCCCGGTTGTGACAAGATTGCTGGCTGATATGGAAACGCCGATCCGGCTGTTCCAGCGGTTTGCCGAGCAGGATCGCGCATTTTTGCTGGAGAGTGTAGAGGGCGGCATTCAATGGGCGCGTTATTCTTTTATCGGCAGTGATCCGTTCCTGATGATCTCCGGCAAAAAGGGGCAGATCCAGGTGGAGGTCGGCGGCGAGAAAAAACAGCTGTCCGGCAAACCTGTCGAGGAGCTGAAGGCGCTGCTCCGTTCCTACCGCAGTCCCAAGCTGGACGGCATGCCGCCGTTCACAGGCGGAGCCATCGGATTCTTCGGCTATGATCTGCTGCAGTATTATGAGAAGCTGTCCGCACATGCGGTAGATGACCTGAATATGGATGACATCCGCTTTATGTTCTGTGACCGCATTATCGTCTTCGATCATGTGAAGCAGCAGATTCTGCTGGTGGGTAATCTTCATATTAAGGATGGCGATACGGATTCGGATATCCGGGCCAATTACGAGGAACTGAGCAACCGCTTAGTGAATCTGGCAGAGGAGCTGCAAAAGGAAGGCCCGAAGGAGAACGTCAACCGCCGCAGCATTCCGCAGGATATCGAGCTTGGAGAGATTCACTCGAATCTCACAAAGGAGCAATATATAAGCAACGTAGAGCAGGCCAAAGAATACATCCGTGCCGGAGATATCTTCCAGGTGGTGCTGTCGCAGCGGATGCATATCGAGACCGAGGTCTCTCCGCTGCATGTGTACCGGATGCTGCGCATTCTGAACCCATCCCCATATATGTATTATCTGAAAATGGATGAGGAGATCATCGTCGGCACCTCGCCGGAAGCGCTGGTCAAGGTGGATGGCGGACGGGTGGAGACCCGGCCGATTGCGGGAACCCGGCCGCGCGGAGCGAGCGCGGCTGAGGATCATCAGCTCGCCGCAGAGCTGCTTGAGGACGAGAAGGAACGTGCGGAGCATCTGATGCTGGTCGACCTGGGCCGCAATGATCTGGGCCGGGTCTCAAAATTCGGCAGCGTGAAATGCAATACCTTCATGGAGATCGAGAAATACTCGCATGTCATGCATCTGGTCTCGAATGTGACCGGAACGCTGGCCGAGGATAAGGATTTCTTCGATGCCTTCCTCTCCTGCCTTCCGGCAGGTACGGTATCGGGCGCGCCGAAGCTGCGGGCGATGGAGATTATTGCGGAGCTTGAGCGGGAAGCCCGCGGTGCTTATGCCGGAGCGATCGGCTACCTCGGCTTCTCCGGGAACATGGATTCCTGCATCACGATCCGCACGATTATCTTCCGCAAGGGCCGTGCTTATGTGCAGGCCGGAGCAGGAATCGTCTGGGATTCCGTGCCGGAGAAGGAATATGAGGAGACGGTGAACAAGGCTAAGGGAATGCTGAAGGCGATCCGGATGGCGGAAGCAATGTTCCCCGCTGAGGTGAAGGAGAAGCAGGTCATTAACCAGGATTATATGTACGAATATACCCCGTGA
- the aroC gene encoding chorismate synthase encodes MSLRYLTAGETHGPQLTAIIEGLPSNLTLDFEELNFQLHRRQKGYGRGRRMQIEKDTAQIAGGVRHGYTTGAPVALIVENKDWTHWKNIMNIEPIPGSDEEKRRVNRPRPGHADLNGGLKYNHTDLRNVLERSSARETAARVAVGGVARQLLAAFGVKIAGQVIRIGEIEAPANDLPIDELIARTEESSVRVVDKETEQKMEAYIDKIKEEGDSIGGIVECIVEGLPIGLGSYVQSDRKLDGAIAGAVMSINAFKGVEIGIGFEAGKLRGSQVHDEIMYEASQGYYRASNRLGGFEGGMTNGMPVVVRGVMKPIPTLYKPLQSVDIDTKEPFTAQVERSDACAVPAACVVLESVVAWEIAKAFLDKFGGDSLEEIRANYNNYLAQLESY; translated from the coding sequence ATGAGTTTGCGCTATTTAACAGCGGGGGAAACGCACGGCCCCCAGCTTACAGCCATTATTGAGGGATTGCCCAGTAATTTGACACTTGACTTTGAAGAGCTTAATTTCCAGCTGCACCGGAGACAGAAGGGCTACGGCCGCGGACGCCGGATGCAGATTGAGAAGGATACTGCCCAGATTGCCGGCGGTGTACGCCACGGCTATACTACCGGAGCTCCTGTAGCGCTCATTGTGGAGAACAAGGACTGGACACACTGGAAGAACATTATGAACATTGAGCCGATTCCGGGCAGTGACGAAGAGAAGCGCCGGGTGAACCGTCCACGTCCCGGTCATGCGGACCTGAACGGCGGACTTAAGTATAACCATACCGATCTGCGTAACGTGCTGGAGCGCTCCAGCGCCCGTGAGACAGCCGCAAGAGTAGCCGTAGGCGGAGTAGCGCGTCAGCTGCTTGCAGCCTTCGGGGTGAAGATTGCCGGACAAGTCATCCGGATCGGAGAGATTGAAGCACCTGCTAACGATCTGCCTATCGATGAGCTGATTGCCCGGACTGAAGAATCCTCTGTGCGGGTAGTGGACAAGGAGACGGAGCAGAAGATGGAGGCTTACATAGACAAGATCAAGGAAGAAGGCGACTCCATCGGCGGAATTGTGGAATGTATTGTCGAAGGTCTGCCTATTGGCCTTGGCAGTTACGTACAGTCTGACCGCAAGCTGGATGGTGCCATCGCCGGAGCCGTGATGTCGATCAATGCCTTCAAGGGCGTAGAGATCGGAATCGGCTTCGAAGCCGGAAAGCTGCGCGGCTCACAGGTCCATGACGAGATTATGTATGAAGCCTCGCAGGGGTACTACCGGGCGAGCAACCGGCTGGGCGGGTTCGAAGGCGGAATGACCAATGGAATGCCAGTGGTCGTCAGAGGAGTAATGAAGCCGATCCCGACGCTGTACAAACCGTTGCAGAGTGTGGATATCGATACGAAGGAGCCGTTCACAGCCCAGGTTGAGCGTTCAGATGCCTGTGCCGTTCCGGCAGCTTGTGTCGTACTGGAGAGTGTAGTAGCCTGGGAGATTGCCAAGGCGTTCCTGGACAAATTCGGCGGGGACTCTCTGGAAGAGATCCGCGCGAACTATAATAACTACCTGGCTCAGCTGGAGAGCTACTAA
- the aroH gene encoding chorismate mutase, producing the protein MVNRGIRGATTVTQNEETEILRETVILLREIVERNDVIAEDICSVWITMTADLDATFPARAIREIEGWEMVPLMCSVEIPVKGSLPNCIRLMVQVNTDKSQRDMRHVYLNEAQRLRPDLSQSK; encoded by the coding sequence ATGGTGAACCGGGGCATACGCGGTGCAACGACCGTAACCCAGAATGAAGAGACGGAAATTTTACGTGAAACGGTGATCCTGCTGCGGGAGATTGTGGAGCGCAATGATGTGATCGCAGAGGATATCTGCAGTGTGTGGATTACGATGACTGCCGATCTGGATGCAACCTTCCCGGCACGGGCGATCCGTGAGATTGAAGGCTGGGAGATGGTTCCGCTGATGTGTTCCGTGGAGATCCCTGTGAAGGGCAGCCTGCCGAATTGTATCCGCCTGATGGTGCAGGTGAACACCGACAAATCCCAGCGGGATATGCGTCATGTGTATCTGAATGAAGCCCAGCGGCTTCGCCCGGATCTCTCACAGAGCAAGTAA
- a CDS encoding UbiX family flavin prenyltransferase: MRLTETLLSLGYTVHLVVSNAGWRVFKEELGYAVTDREGLLREQFGSYPGSLLYHPVQDIGASIASGSFRTEGMIIMPCSMGTLSAVAHGSSDNLMTRAADVMLKEGRPLVLVPRETPLHAIHLENMLKLSRMGVKLIPAMPAFYYGPATMDDLINFMVGKVLDSFGIEHTLFRRWGNEG; the protein is encoded by the coding sequence ATCCGGCTGACAGAGACACTCCTGTCCCTCGGTTATACAGTACATTTGGTGGTCAGTAATGCAGGCTGGCGTGTCTTCAAGGAGGAGCTGGGTTATGCTGTAACTGACAGGGAAGGCCTGCTGAGGGAGCAGTTCGGCAGCTATCCCGGTTCTCTTCTGTATCACCCGGTGCAGGATATCGGTGCTTCGATTGCCAGTGGCTCTTTCCGGACAGAGGGGATGATTATTATGCCCTGCTCAATGGGAACCCTGTCTGCTGTAGCGCATGGAAGCTCGGACAATCTGATGACGCGGGCTGCGGATGTTATGCTGAAGGAAGGGCGTCCGCTCGTTCTCGTGCCCCGGGAGACACCGCTGCATGCGATTCACCTGGAGAACATGCTGAAGCTGTCGCGGATGGGCGTCAAGCTGATTCCGGCGATGCCTGCGTTCTATTACGGTCCTGCCACTATGGATGATCTGATCAATTTCATGGTGGGTAAGGTGCTGGACAGCTTCGGGATTGAGCATACTTTATTTCGCAGATGGGGGAATGAAGGATGA
- the aroB gene encoding 3-dehydroquinate synthase, whose amino-acid sequence MRSITVDLGERSYPIYIGSGLLQSIGERCTEAGFAQRSPLLVVSDTEVAPLYLEQVEASLRSSGYTVVSHVIQAGEASKSLAVYEEVITTAIQGGLDRSSAVLALGGGVVGDLAGFVAASYMRGIGFMQIPTTILAHDSSVGGKVAVNHPLAKNMLGAFYQPSMVVYDLDTLTTLPPRQVASGLAEVVKHGLILDREFAYWCREHAEELLALNPEALGYALERGCAIKADVIGGDEREHGQRAILNLGHTIGHAIEAVGGYGTFLHGEAIAIGMAGSALLAAKLGRDRQIYEDTVSMLTALSLPTRLPSQYSGEELMEAMMHDKKFKEGRMTFIVPEAIGEVSIFNDVQASDVSEVIAQLKKEGSPW is encoded by the coding sequence ATGCGCAGCATTACTGTTGACTTAGGCGAACGTTCTTATCCGATTTATATCGGCAGCGGTCTGCTGCAGAGTATCGGTGAACGCTGTACCGAAGCGGGGTTCGCGCAGCGCAGCCCGCTGCTGGTGGTGAGTGATACGGAAGTAGCGCCGCTGTATCTGGAGCAGGTGGAGGCCTCCCTCCGCAGCAGCGGATATACGGTGGTCAGCCATGTCATTCAGGCAGGTGAGGCCTCGAAGTCACTTGCCGTCTATGAAGAAGTTATTACCACCGCCATTCAAGGCGGTCTGGACCGAAGCTCAGCCGTGCTGGCGCTTGGCGGGGGAGTCGTTGGCGATCTGGCCGGCTTCGTTGCAGCATCTTATATGCGGGGAATCGGGTTTATGCAGATTCCAACGACCATTCTCGCCCATGACAGCAGTGTAGGCGGCAAGGTGGCCGTTAACCATCCGCTGGCCAAGAATATGCTGGGTGCCTTTTATCAGCCGTCTATGGTGGTATATGATCTGGACACCCTAACTACGCTTCCACCCCGGCAGGTTGCTTCTGGCCTCGCTGAGGTAGTCAAGCACGGGCTGATTCTGGACCGTGAGTTCGCTTACTGGTGCCGTGAGCATGCGGAAGAGCTGCTGGCATTGAATCCAGAGGCGCTGGGATATGCGCTGGAACGCGGTTGTGCCATCAAGGCGGACGTAATCGGCGGTGATGAGCGCGAGCACGGGCAGCGTGCGATTCTGAATCTGGGGCATACCATCGGACATGCCATCGAAGCTGTCGGCGGCTATGGCACCTTCCTGCATGGAGAGGCGATTGCCATCGGGATGGCCGGATCTGCTCTGCTCGCAGCGAAGCTGGGCCGGGACAGACAGATCTACGAGGATACTGTATCGATGCTCACCGCCCTGTCGCTGCCGACCCGGCTGCCTTCGCAGTATAGCGGGGAAGAGCTGATGGAAGCGATGATGCATGACAAGAAATTCAAGGAAGGCCGAATGACTTTTATCGTGCCGGAGGCCATTGGTGAAGTTAGCATCTTCAATGATGTGCAGGCAAGCGATGTATCAGAGGTCATAGCCCAGCTTAAGAAGGAGGGGAGCCCATGGTGA
- a CDS encoding phosphoribosylanthranilate isomerase, producing the protein MTEPLVKICGLQGVEVLKSMNSLPLDYVGLVFAPSRRRVTPGVAAELIAELGNWKSEPAPRPVGVFVNPALSELVELLRTVPLDVVQLHGQESPQFCAEVKAAFPQIKVWKALSVAGCSTDAGDEVQTLLDSYAGTIDALLLDAYDPQDSGGTGRTFDWEQIPLYQQAAAKHALPLFIAGGLHPDNVNELLDGYGPYGVDVSSGVESNGSKDIAKMTAFVERVKQS; encoded by the coding sequence GTGACTGAACCTCTCGTAAAAATCTGTGGACTTCAGGGCGTTGAAGTGCTAAAATCTATGAATAGTTTGCCGCTCGATTATGTGGGCCTGGTATTTGCACCCAGCCGCAGGAGGGTTACCCCGGGTGTGGCTGCGGAGCTGATTGCAGAGCTGGGCAACTGGAAGTCTGAGCCGGCTCCCCGCCCGGTGGGCGTATTCGTTAACCCCGCTCTTTCTGAGCTGGTAGAGCTGCTGAGAACGGTACCGCTGGATGTTGTGCAGCTTCATGGACAAGAGAGTCCGCAGTTCTGTGCGGAGGTCAAGGCGGCTTTTCCCCAGATTAAGGTCTGGAAAGCCCTTTCGGTTGCCGGGTGCAGTACTGATGCGGGGGATGAGGTTCAGACTCTGCTGGACAGCTATGCGGGTACGATTGATGCGCTGCTGCTGGATGCCTATGATCCGCAGGACAGCGGCGGTACGGGCCGTACATTTGATTGGGAGCAAATCCCCTTATACCAGCAAGCGGCGGCGAAGCATGCGCTGCCTTTATTTATAGCCGGAGGCTTGCATCCGGACAATGTGAACGAGCTGTTGGATGGTTACGGCCCTTATGGCGTGGATGTCTCCAGCGGAGTAGAGAGTAACGGCAGTAAGGATATCGCCAAAATGACAGCTTTCGTAGAAAGGGTGAAGCAATCATGA
- a CDS encoding CheR family methyltransferase, whose translation MAEREESSLTPDPDYTGFIHNIKQSTGIDLAQYKEAQMKRRLTTLRMKNGYNSFSEFYAAMMKDKALFYEFLDRMTINVSEFWRNPNRWEVLRDVILPELQRSGRRLKLWSAACSTGEEPYTLAMILSDKNILAQTGILATDIDDGALAKAKQGMYLERSLKDVPKDVADRYFTPEGPVFKVSEGLKKNIDFRKQNLLLDKFDEGFDLIICRNVMIYFTEEAKNKLYHKFSASLRPGGYLFVGSTEQIFTPAQYGFESTETFFYRKK comes from the coding sequence ATGGCTGAACGTGAAGAATCCTCATTAACCCCGGACCCTGATTACACCGGATTTATCCATAACATTAAGCAAAGCACCGGCATTGACCTTGCGCAGTATAAGGAAGCACAGATGAAGCGGCGGCTGACTACACTCCGTATGAAGAACGGCTACAATAGCTTTAGCGAATTCTATGCGGCAATGATGAAGGACAAGGCTCTGTTCTATGAGTTCCTTGACCGCATGACGATCAATGTCTCTGAATTCTGGCGGAATCCGAACCGCTGGGAAGTGCTGCGGGATGTGATTCTGCCGGAGCTTCAGCGTTCCGGCCGCAGACTGAAGCTATGGAGTGCCGCCTGTTCAACGGGGGAAGAGCCTTATACGCTGGCGATGATTCTCTCGGATAAGAATATTCTGGCCCAGACCGGTATTCTGGCTACAGATATTGATGACGGGGCGCTGGCCAAAGCAAAGCAGGGGATGTATCTGGAGCGCTCCCTGAAGGATGTGCCCAAAGATGTGGCAGACCGGTATTTCACACCTGAAGGCCCGGTCTTCAAGGTCAGCGAAGGACTGAAGAAGAATATTGATTTCCGCAAGCAGAATCTGCTGCTGGATAAATTCGATGAAGGCTTCGATCTGATTATCTGCCGCAATGTCATGATCTACTTCACCGAAGAAGCCAAGAATAAGCTGTATCACAAATTCTCGGCCAGTCTGCGTCCGGGGGGCTATCTTTTCGTGGGCAGCACGGAGCAGATCTTCACACCGGCGCAGTATGGCTTCGAGTCGACTGAAACCTTCTTTTACCGTAAGAAATAG
- the trpC gene encoding indole-3-glycerol phosphate synthase TrpC, with the protein MYLDRIVATKVKEVEALSRQFSLAAAERSIAALPATRGFRSALTERRNREMGLIAEVKKASPSKGLIRADFDPVTIARGYEAGGADCLSVLTDKDYFQGSGVYLQQVREAVQLPLLRKDFIIDEKQIYEARLLGADAILLIAAILTPQQLASFTDSAAALGLDILIEVHDRSELETVLSTGKAEHPGVLLGINNRNLKTFETSLSATEELAALLPAGLPVISESGIAGPEDIAYLRKTRATGVLVGEYLMRQPDVEQAIHQLLGPLPAGKDRVQSD; encoded by the coding sequence ATGTATCTTGACCGGATTGTTGCCACGAAAGTAAAAGAGGTAGAAGCGTTAAGCCGGCAATTCTCGCTTGCCGCGGCGGAGCGTTCCATTGCCGCATTACCTGCTACAAGAGGCTTCCGCAGCGCCTTAACTGAACGCCGGAACCGGGAGATGGGGCTGATCGCCGAGGTGAAGAAGGCCTCGCCGTCCAAGGGGCTGATCCGGGCCGATTTTGATCCGGTGACGATTGCCCGGGGCTATGAAGCAGGAGGAGCCGATTGCCTGTCCGTGCTCACGGACAAGGATTATTTTCAGGGCAGCGGCGTGTATCTCCAGCAGGTAAGAGAGGCTGTACAGCTTCCGCTGCTGCGTAAGGACTTCATTATCGACGAGAAGCAGATCTATGAGGCCCGCCTGCTTGGTGCGGATGCCATTCTGTTGATTGCGGCCATTCTAACCCCGCAGCAGCTCGCCTCGTTCACCGACTCCGCTGCCGCGCTTGGACTCGATATCCTGATTGAGGTTCATGACCGCAGCGAACTGGAGACGGTATTGTCTACTGGTAAGGCTGAACATCCCGGGGTTCTGCTGGGTATTAATAACCGGAATCTCAAGACGTTCGAAACGTCGCTCTCCGCTACGGAGGAGCTGGCAGCCCTGCTGCCCGCCGGTCTTCCCGTAATCAGCGAGAGCGGGATTGCCGGGCCGGAGGATATTGCGTATCTCCGCAAGACACGGGCAACCGGTGTGCTGGTCGGAGAATACCTGATGCGCCAGCCGGATGTAGAGCAGGCCATCCATCAGCTGCTCGGTCCGCTTCCAGCAGGGAAGGATCGTGTGCAGAGTGACTGA